A single genomic interval of Rhododendron vialii isolate Sample 1 chromosome 3a, ASM3025357v1 harbors:
- the LOC131319135 gene encoding cytosolic sulfotransferase 12-like isoform X1 → MSAAFYCTEVVNPSSLARNQYTFDSRMETGLQGFHEDTSFLSTLPKTKWKLGGDMTILQWKGFWLLPDVVKSVISIENHFNPIPSDILLVSFPKTGTTWLKALTATILGHSSYPKSHSRTDPLQTRSPHELIPFLELETFGQNQPRDINQFPSPRVFSTHSPYSALPESIKNSGCRIIYISRNPADAFVSGWHFFKRMFGSEIPLEEAFDDFCKGTVPRGPFVDHVLEYWLQREKENVLFVTYEELTEDPNVHVRRITEFLGCSLSADEVEQVVWKCSYARLSKLGVNNGDEERVNFSGMKLSSFFRSGVVGDGKKLLSPEMVERIETLAKQKWEGSGLELKMFVAYRA, encoded by the exons ATGTCGGCTGCTTTCTATTGCACAGAAGTTGTAAATCCCTCCTCTCTTGCCAG GAATCAGTACACTTTCGATTCCCGTATGGAAACTGGTCTTCAAGGCTTCCACGAAGACACAAGCTTCTTGTCCACTCTacccaaaacaaaatggaaGTTGGGGGGAGACATGACTATCCTCCAATGGAAGGGCTTCTGGCTTCTGCCTGATGTTGTAAAATCTGTGATTTCCATTGAAAATCACTTCAATCCCATCCCATCTGATATACTCCTTGTTTCGTTCCCTAAAACCGGTACGACATGGCTAAAAGCTCTCACCGCTACAATACTTGGCCACAGTTCATATCCAAAGAGCCATTCCCGAACCGATCCACTGCAAACCCGAAGCCCCCATGAACTCATCCCCTTTCTCGAATTGGAGACTTTCGGGCAAAACCAACCTCGAGATATTAACCAATTTCCTTCTCCGAGGGTGTTCAGCACCCATTCCCCTTACTCAGCATTGCCCGAATCGATAAAGAACTCCGGTTGCCGTATCATCTACATCTCTCGAAATCCAGCTGATGCTTTTGTTTCCGGTTGGCATTTCTTTAAAAGGATGTTTGGCAGCGAAATCCCGTTGGAAGAGGCTTTTGATGACTTCTGTAAGGGAACTGTTCCGAGAGGTCCATTCGTGGACCATGTGTTAGAGTATTGGcttcagagagagaaagagaatgtGTTGTTCGTAACGTATGAGGAGTTGACGGAGGACCCGAATGTGCACGTGAGGAGAATCACCGAGTTCTTGGGATGTAGCTTGAGTGCTGATGAGGTTGAGCAAGTGGTGTGGAAGTGCAGCTACGCGAGGCTTAGTAAATTGGGCGTTAATAATGGGGACGAAGAAAGAGTCAATTTTTCGGGGATGAAGTTGAGTTCGTTTTTCCGGAGCGGAGTTGTCGGAGATGGGAAGAAGCTTTTGAGTCCTGAGATGGTGGAAAGGATTGAAACTCTCGCAAAACAGAAGTGGGAAGGCTCTGGTTTGGAACTTAAAATGTTCGTCGCTTATCGAGCCTAA
- the LOC131321245 gene encoding cytosolic sulfotransferase 5-like, giving the protein MDTNSQGFHEETGVLSNLSETEWKLVANTTLLGWKGFWLTPHIMKFVISIENQFNPLPSEILLVSFPKTGTTWLKALTATILRHNSNPDSDSQTDPLQTQNPHQLIPFLELETFGESPSRAINQVPSPRVFNTHLPYSILPEAVKNSGCHIIYISRNPADTFVSTRHFYNKRFGTKIPLEVTFDEFCQGTEDPKKHVSRIAEFLGCSLSADEIDQVVWKCSHERLSKLDVNKDEERVHWSGMKFSSYFRRGVVGDGKNLLSPEMMDRIETLANQRWEGSGLENKMFGSEPNLVKSLGIN; this is encoded by the exons atggataCCAATTCTCAAGGCTTCCACGAAGAAACGGGCGTTTTATCTAATCTATCCGAAACAGAATGGAAGTTGGTGGCAAATACCACTCTCCTTGGCTGGAAGGGCTTCTGGCTTACACCTCATATTATGAAATTTGTTATttcaattgaaaatcaattcaatcccCTCCCATCTGAAATACTCCTTGTTTCCTTCCCTAAAACCGGGACGACATGGCTAAAAGCTCTCACCGCCACAATACTTCGCCACAATTCAAATCCAGATAGCGATTCCCAAACCGACCCACTGCAAACCCAAAACCCCCACCAACTCATCCCCTTTCTTGAATTGGAGACTTTCGGCGAAAGCCCATCTCGAGCTATTAACCAAGTTCCTTCTCCGAGGGTTTTCAACACCCATCTCCCATACTCAATCTTGCCAGAAGCTGTAAAGAATTCTGGCTGTCATATCATTTACATCTCTCGAAATCCAGCTGACACTTTTGTTTCCACTCGGCATTTCTATAACAAAAGATTTGGAACCAAAATCCCATTGGAAGTGACCTTCGATGAGTTCTGTCAGGGAACT GAGGACCCGAAGAAGCACGTGAGCAGAATCGCGGAGTTCTTGGGATGCAGTTTGAGTGCTGATGAGATTGATCAAGTGGTTTGGAAGTGTAGCCATGAGAGGCTAAGTAAATTGGATGTTAACAAAGATGAGGAAAGAGTCCATTGGTCGGGAATGAAATTCAGTTCATATTTCAGGCGAGGGGTTGTAGGAGACGGGAAGAACCTTTTGAGTCCTGAGATGATGGACAGGATTGAAACTCTTGCTAA
- the LOC131319135 gene encoding cytosolic sulfotransferase 12-like isoform X2 yields METGLQGFHEDTSFLSTLPKTKWKLGGDMTILQWKGFWLLPDVVKSVISIENHFNPIPSDILLVSFPKTGTTWLKALTATILGHSSYPKSHSRTDPLQTRSPHELIPFLELETFGQNQPRDINQFPSPRVFSTHSPYSALPESIKNSGCRIIYISRNPADAFVSGWHFFKRMFGSEIPLEEAFDDFCKGTVPRGPFVDHVLEYWLQREKENVLFVTYEELTEDPNVHVRRITEFLGCSLSADEVEQVVWKCSYARLSKLGVNNGDEERVNFSGMKLSSFFRSGVVGDGKKLLSPEMVERIETLAKQKWEGSGLELKMFVAYRA; encoded by the coding sequence ATGGAAACTGGTCTTCAAGGCTTCCACGAAGACACAAGCTTCTTGTCCACTCTacccaaaacaaaatggaaGTTGGGGGGAGACATGACTATCCTCCAATGGAAGGGCTTCTGGCTTCTGCCTGATGTTGTAAAATCTGTGATTTCCATTGAAAATCACTTCAATCCCATCCCATCTGATATACTCCTTGTTTCGTTCCCTAAAACCGGTACGACATGGCTAAAAGCTCTCACCGCTACAATACTTGGCCACAGTTCATATCCAAAGAGCCATTCCCGAACCGATCCACTGCAAACCCGAAGCCCCCATGAACTCATCCCCTTTCTCGAATTGGAGACTTTCGGGCAAAACCAACCTCGAGATATTAACCAATTTCCTTCTCCGAGGGTGTTCAGCACCCATTCCCCTTACTCAGCATTGCCCGAATCGATAAAGAACTCCGGTTGCCGTATCATCTACATCTCTCGAAATCCAGCTGATGCTTTTGTTTCCGGTTGGCATTTCTTTAAAAGGATGTTTGGCAGCGAAATCCCGTTGGAAGAGGCTTTTGATGACTTCTGTAAGGGAACTGTTCCGAGAGGTCCATTCGTGGACCATGTGTTAGAGTATTGGcttcagagagagaaagagaatgtGTTGTTCGTAACGTATGAGGAGTTGACGGAGGACCCGAATGTGCACGTGAGGAGAATCACCGAGTTCTTGGGATGTAGCTTGAGTGCTGATGAGGTTGAGCAAGTGGTGTGGAAGTGCAGCTACGCGAGGCTTAGTAAATTGGGCGTTAATAATGGGGACGAAGAAAGAGTCAATTTTTCGGGGATGAAGTTGAGTTCGTTTTTCCGGAGCGGAGTTGTCGGAGATGGGAAGAAGCTTTTGAGTCCTGAGATGGTGGAAAGGATTGAAACTCTCGCAAAACAGAAGTGGGAAGGCTCTGGTTTGGAACTTAAAATGTTCGTCGCTTATCGAGCCTAA